The Lycium barbarum isolate Lr01 chromosome 10, ASM1917538v2, whole genome shotgun sequence genome includes a region encoding these proteins:
- the LOC132614470 gene encoding uncharacterized protein LOC132614470, with translation MGNGCYSICPSSSVTIKLIFHEGTTRMVTGKRLAGEIMFEFPECMVCHADSFFIGQPIPSLCIEDKLRNGGTYFVLPLDSFTNKVLSASSLASLGNNPNKRAPVNFKNPAFEYIKGSNGRVLIKVAPEFMIKLLQRGKAEKECASTSTSPSEGNFLCSTPELKKHYEQLVGPKGQIWSPKLDTISEYKIRYSPCKLIGLEWKEKE, from the coding sequence ATGGGCAACGGATGTTACTCTATATGCCCTTCAAGTTCAGTAACAATTAAGCTCATATTTCACGAAGGAACGACGAGGATGGTGACCGGGAAAAGGCTAGCCGGAGAGATAATGTTCGAGTTCCCGGAATGCATGGTTTGTCATGCTGACTCATTCTTCATTGGCCAACCTATTCCATCCTTATGTATCGAGGATAAGCTTAGGAATGGCGGCACATACTTTGTCCTCCCACTTGATTCCTTCACAAACAAAGTTCTCTCAGCTTCTTCCCTTGCTTCCTTAGGCAATAACCCTAACAAAAGAGCTCCAGTTAACTTCAAGAACCCTGCTTTTGAATATATAAAGGGATCAAATGGTAGGGTTTTGATAAAAGTCGCGCCGGAGTTTATGATCAAATTACTCCAACGAGGAAAGGCGGAAAAGGAATGTGCATCTACTAGTACAAGCCCTAGTGAGGGTAATTTTTTGTGTAGCACACCGGAGTTGAAGAAGCATTATGAACAATTGGTAGGACCAAAAGGGCAAATATGGTCACCTAAGCTAGACACTATTTCTGAATATAAGATTAGGTATTCACCTTGCAAGTTGATTGGCTTGGAATGGAAAGAGAAAGaatag
- the LOC132612928 gene encoding uncharacterized protein LOC132612928 yields the protein MYQQLSTYRPKLYYAKVLWRMPLSGRLKCNTDGASRGNPGRSSYGFCIRDSRGDLVYAQAKDIGIKENTEAEAEGSWTTPWELKDIVEDIKEGLRFIQGQSMHTFREGNKLAGFLANQALDNEDLELNSFADVPREGSKIIDMDKSQIPQLRIKTRRISRICS from the exons ATGTATCAGCAACTTAGCACATATAGACCAAAACTCTATTATGCTAAGGTGCTGTGGAGAATGCCACTATCAGGAAGACTGAAATGCAACACAGATGGAGCAAGTAGAGGCAATCCTGGTAGGAGTTCATATGGTTTCTGTATAAGAGATAGCAGAGGAGATTTGGTGTATGCTCAAGCCAAGGACATTGGAATCAAGGAAAATACAGAAGCAGAAGCTGAG GGTTCATGGACTACACCATGGGAGTTAAAGGACATTGTGGAGGACATCAAAGAGGGCCTGAGATTTATACAAGGTCAAAGCATGCACACTTTCAGAGAAGGCAACAAACTGGCAGGTTTCCTTGCAAATCAGGCTTTAGACAATGAAGACTTGGAACTGAATAGCTTTGCAGATGTGCCTAGAGAAGGAAGCAAGATCATCGACATGGACAAGTCACAAATTCCTCAACTGAGGATCAAAACAAGGAGGATAAGTCGAATATGCAGCTAA